A part of Oncorhynchus clarkii lewisi isolate Uvic-CL-2024 chromosome 17, UVic_Ocla_1.0, whole genome shotgun sequence genomic DNA contains:
- the LOC139371123 gene encoding rootletin-like isoform X4, translating to MSSVMSVQEENRVLQVELGRLEDLLAHSRADRDELAIKYSAISERLEQALRLETGDGERDSPESRSQAQQNMDLRRRLDEEQAAYKRKLTAYQEGQQRQAQLVQKLQAKVLQYKKRCGDLEQTLVEKSSELEQHRLSGRCDMSSNSHHRDEEDPCGDLENALIRLEEEQQRSSSLSAVNAMLREQLEQAGLANEALSQDIRRLTADWSKSREELEQRESDWRREEESFHSYFSSEHSRLLSVWRQVVGFRRQICELKSATERDLSDMRNELARASHSVQSSCSGLSSTLRSREGGAALALEREVALRGQLELQLRERVAEMMSLQTRTDAERAELNARLSDAVREVERLKSQSEEKDRDVASLTRRLEEQSGNDETDMQVMRAHTETLLDTLRDIAQTVLSDGDSSSEADQENTGAPLLALLRGSSPHRSSSPWGSTSPRRYSSLATVPEASLSALRSAVNSRHLQLQEVRGRLSSSQSSVQLLRRQLAEAESAKREAEQRSQTLHGERDGVQREKDTTQRERDRLKQDRDTLASEKVAVEKAAQAALIKAQILQMDCEKLQQAVTSAQRERDHEREEKVDALQERDRAKAETDRVQKQWEQSESRASVQRGELSTVRETHHQAEVERQLLEGEKTQLTEALARAESSNAELSLLVNKLHSEEAALRDSLAKMGSMNEGLAQDKSDLNSIISQLEEEKAYLQAQKHEAEQEKMTIRDELVRLEQDRLELDSARLALHQSLQESELSRVGMEAELQSLRADRVKLQDKVTQLCGEVSSLGAELGMARGEEQRQGVALEEVGRGRAELIRERAGLVVQLTASERENATLTEELAAFRSEREALETSLFEVQQQLVQIEFRREQLEAENQSLRLLRETTTAELRRVRADGENVLAQSEREREALSQALTTTQQESQQALHTAITDHQEEAERLTAEKEALRRSLEFEQEGALRQVRQEAEEQLLRAERDREDLKDEVRSLQHDRDQSLLQAETEKQQMLSQKEAEKAVLSERVSILQAELGTATLELDRLAREAAHYKEQERATVGALTSELLELRSQLEEAGSVHERELHRLQENSSDLQTHTDAALKELEECRASLSASEESRDQVRRDMLEMDRRLNQTRDTGEGYRRDGVELRRTLTDVTKERDTLSLSNTQLRETLRSAETERISVKRQCEEKEQRLAVLEESLSSAQREVTELRSCLREVERSRLEARRELQELRRQVKVLDGEKEQKGREVAELQTRLSLEEQREEERGREIFSLKQKLAEADTARTSIKKELSILQRRLTESESGWRGCERELTAQLQDARGCEKKLQDEARNLSLRAQTSQDSLTQSSLQLSEAQGRLAATEVELARAEAGRRELEFRLGSLQSALTRTLGIGAGGRRSASGGRGRSPRGSPPAASYSSITRPRSLSPLRCSLSPPKDFGGSTPDNTLGCSRPISPEQGDTPLPMPLPELDPETLRCGLRDFLQELREAQRDRDEARCQLGALQRELEEVTGERDSAQNRLSQLHNTLQECQEGKRGVDGRLSSTQAMLQQQEETARRGERERRTLTDRVKELERALQTVETEKKHTQDQLSKQRAGEVRLEAERRRLREALEVAEARGTRVELGRRSLEGELQRLKLSLGDREAENQATQERHDALVKQVAEGESCVASLQREVDRLSQALSKAQEGEVCLREKNQSLSQSLQEATVAHSTTQGRLVALQKTLGLAEQDRRHLQERVDGARASLTDGKRGMTALTERIQSLQTELTQSDLRRGELEAELAHTQEALRQRSASLTEAQRSAQSAQTERVSAEERLRGLQRAVAVLETEKKDAERQAVRLEKDKNALRNTLDKVERQKLKTEEGSMRLSAEKGRLDRSLTTAEQELQDAQRQIALLQAQLAEMEQSHNVSESSVRQRDEVMREAERLRVAQREAERTLAARERAHRHRVKGLEEQVSTLKEQLQQEMRRRQPSLPTSLMSGGN from the exons ATGTCCTCCGTGATGTCTGTCCAAGAGGAGAACCGGGTgctgcaggtagagctgggaaGGCTGGAGGATCTGCTGGCCCATAGCAGGGCAGACCGAGATGAGCTGGCTATCAAATACAGCGCCATCAGCGAGAGg CTAGAGCAGGCTCTCCGCCTGGAGACAGGTGACGGGGAGCGGGATTCACCAGAGTCTCGCAGCCAGGCTCAGCAGAACATGGACCTGCGCCGGCGTCTGGACGAGGAACAGGCAGCCTACAAGCGTAAACTCACAGCCTACCAGGAGGGCCAGCAAAGACAGGCTCAGCTGGTGCAGAAACTGCAGGCCAAG gtcctgcagtacaaGAAGAGGTGTGGAGACCTGGAGCAGACTCTAGTGGAGAAGTCCTCGGAGCTGGAGCAGCACAGACTGAGT GGTCGTTGTGATATGTCCAGCAACAGCCACCATCGAGACGAGGAGGATCCATGCGGCGACCTGGAAAATGCTCTCATCCGGTTGGAGGAGGAGCAGCAAAG GAGCAGCAGTCTGTCTGCAGTGAACGCCATGCTGAGAGAGCAGTTGGAGCAGGCAGGACTGGCCAATGAGGCACTCAGCCAGGACATACGCAGACTCACTGCTGATTGGTCCAAATCCAGGGAGGAGCTGGAGCAGAGGGAGTCTgattggaggagggaggaggaa TCTTTCCACAGTTATTTCAGCAGTGAGCACAGTCGTCTGCTATCCGTGTGGCGACAGGTGGTGGGCTTCCGTAGACAGATCTGTGAGCTGAAGAGCGCCACAGAGAG GGACCTGTCAGACATGCGTAACGAGCTGGCCCGGGCCTCCCACTCTGTCCAGTCGTCCTGCTCCGGCCTGTCCTCCACGCTGCGCAGCCGGGAGGGAGGGGCGGCTCTGGCCCTGGAGCGGGAGGTGGCGCTGCGGGGGCAGCTGGAGCTGCAGCTCAGAGAACGGGTGGCTGAAATGATGAGCCTGCAGACCAGGACTGACGCTGAAAGGGCTGAGCTCAAcgccag GCTGTCAGATGCAGTGCGAGAGGTGGAGAGGCTGAAGAGCCAGAGTGAGGAGAAAGACAGGGACGTGGCCTCACTGACCAGGAGACTGGAG GAGCAGAGTGGCAACGATGAGACAGACATGCAGGTGATGAGGGCTCATACTGAAACACTACTGGACACACTGAGAGACATTGCCCAG ACTGTCCTATCCGATGGGGACTCGTCATCAGAAGCAGACCAGGAGAACACTGGGGCTCCTCTATTGGCTCTTCTCCGTGGCTCCTCCCCTCACCGCTCCTCATCACCATGGGGATCCACCTCTCCCAGACGTTACTCCTCGTTGGCCACCGTCCCAGAGGCCAGCCTGTCAGCTCTGCGGTCTGCTGTCAACAGCAGACATCTCCAGCTGCAG GAGGTCCGAGGGCGTCTCTCCTCTTCCCAGTCATCAGTACAATTGCTGCGCAGGCAGCTAGCAGAGGCGGAATCAGCCAAGCGGGAGGCGGAACAGCGCAGTCAGACCctgcatggagagagggatggagttcagagagagaaggacaccacacagagagagagagaccgtctgaAACAAGACAGGGACACACTGGCTAG TGAGAAGGTGGCTGTGGAGAAGGCAGCCCAGGCAGCTCTGATCAAGGCCCAGATTCTGCAGATGGACTGTGAGAAGCTGCAGCAGGCCGTGACGtcggcccagagagagagggatcacgagagagaggagaaggtggacGCGCTGCAGGAGAGAGACCGGGCCAAGGCAGAGACCGACAGAGT TCAGAAGCAGTGGGAGCAGAGTGAGAGCCGGGCGTCTGTCCAGAGAGGGGAGCTGTCTACAGTGAGAGAGACTCACCACCAGGCAGAGGTGGAGAGGCAGCTGCTGGAAGGAGAGAAGACCCAGCTCACTGAGGCTTTGGCCCGG GCTGAGAGCAGTAATGCAGAGCTCTCTCTGCTGGTCAACAAGCTTCACTCTGAGGAGGCTGCCCTCCGAGACTCTCTGGCCAAGATGGGCAGCATGAATGAGGGCCTGGCCCAGGACAAgtctgacctcaactccatcatcAGCCAG CTTGAAGAGGAGAAGGCCTACCTGCAGGCCCAGAAACATGAAGCGGAGCAGGAGAAGATGACCATCAGAGATGAGCTCGTCCGATTGGAACAGGACAGGCTAGAGTTGGACTCCGCCCGCCTCGCCCTCCACCAGTCCTTGCAGGAGTCTGAGCTGAGCAGGGTGGGGATGGAGGCGGAGCTTCAGAGCCTCAGGGCCGACAGAGTGAAGCTGCAGGACAAAGTCACTCAG CTGTGTGGCGAGGTGAGCTCTCTGGGGGCGGAATTGGGCATGGCCCGCGGTGAGGAACAGAGACAGGGCGTGGCTCTGGAGGAAGTAGGGCGGGGCCGGGCGGAGCTTATCAGGGAGAGGGCGGGGCTGGTGGTCCAGCTGACTGCATCGGAGAGAGAGAACGCCACACTAACAGAGGAGTTGGCCGCATTCAG GTCAGAGCGGGAGGCCTTGGAGACCAGCCTGTTTGAGGTGCAGCAGCAGCTGGTTCAGATAGAGTTTCGCAGAGAGCAGCTAGAAGCAGAGAACCAGAGCCTGCGGCTACTCAGGGAGACCACCAccg CGGAGCTGAGACGTGTGCGCGCGGATGGGGAGAATGTGCTGGcgcagagtgagagggagagagaggctttgAGCCAGGCCCTGACTACCACCCAGCAGGAGTCCCAGCAGGCCCTCCACACCGCCATCACTGACCAccaggaggaggcagagagactgACCGCTGAAAAG GAGGCCCTGCGTCGCAGTTTGGAGTTTGAACAGGAGGGGGCACTGCGACAGGTCAGACAGGAGGCAGAAGAGCAGCTCCTCAGAGCCGAGAGAGACCGGGAGGACCTGAAAGATGAAGTGAGGAGTCTGCAGCACGACAGAGACCAGAGTCTGctacaggcagagacagagaaacaacaG atgTTGTCCCAGAAGGAGGCAGAGAAGGCGGTGCTGTCTGAGAGAGTGTCCATCCTGCAGGCAGAGCTGGGTACTGCAACCCTGGAGCTGGACAGACTGGCCAGAGAGGCAGCACATTACAAAGAACAGGAGAGG GCCACAGTGGGAGCTCTGACCAGTGAGTTACTGGAGCTTCGCTCTCAGCTGGAGGAGGCTGGCAGTGTTCATGAGCGGGAGCTGCACCGGTTGCAGGAGAACAGCTCTGACCTGCAGACACACACTGATGCTGCCCTCAAAGAG CTGGAGGAGTGCAGAGCTTCTCTCTCAGCCAGTGAGGAGAGCCGAGACCAGGTGAGGCGGGACATGCTGGAGATGGACAGGCGCCTCAACCAAACCCGTGACACCGGGGAAGGGTACAGAAGGGATGGGGTAGAGCTACGGCGCACCCTCACTGATGTCACCAAGGAGAGAGACACTCTCAGCCTATCAAATACCCAGCTGAGGGAGACTCTGAGAAGTGCAGAGACTGAGAGAATCAG tgtgaagCGTCAGTGTGAGGAGAAGGAGCAGCGGCTGGCTGTTCTGGAGGAGAGCCTGTCATCTGCACAGAGAGAGGTGACGGAGCTCCGCAGCTGtctgagagaggtggagaggtcaCGGCTGGAGGCCCGAAGAGAGCTGCAGGAGCTACGCAGACAG GTGAAGGTACTGGATGGAGAGAAGgaacagaaagggagggaggtggCTGAGTTGCAGACGCGTCTCtccctggaggagcagagagaggaggagagagggcgggagaTCTTCTCTCTCAAACAGAAGCTGGCCGAGGCTGACACAGCCAGGACTTCCATCAAgaaagag ctgTCCATCCTCCAGAGGCGTCTGACAGAGTCAGAGTCAGGCTGGCGGGGATGTGAGAGGGAGCTGACGGCCCAGCTTCAGGATGCCCGGGGCTGTGAGAAGAAGCTCCAGGATGAGGCCAGGAACCTGTCCCTGCGGGCCCAGACATCCCAGGACTCCCTCACTCAATCCAGCCTGCAGCTCAGCGAGGCCCAGGGCCGCCTGGCTGCCACCGAGGTAGAGCTGGCCCGGGCCGAGGCCGGACGCAGGGAGCTAGAGTTCCGCCTGGGCAGCTTGCAGTCGGCACTGACCCGTACGCTGGGTATTGGGGCAGGGGGGCGGAGAAGTGCCAGTGGGGGCAGGGGCAGGAGCCCCAGAGGGAGCCCCCCAGCAGCATCCTACAGCAGCATTACACGTCCCCGCAGCCTCTCGCCTCTACGCTGCTCACTTTCACCCCCAAAAG ATTTTGGAGGCTCGACCCCTGACAACACGTTGGGCTGCTCAAGGCCTATCTCCCCAGAGCAGGGTGACACCCCCCTCCCCATGCCCCTGCCTGAGCTGGACCCTGAGACGCTGCGCTGCGGCCTCAGAGACTTCCTCCAGGAGCTCCGAGAAGCTCAGAGAGACCGG GACGAGGCTCGCTGCCAGTTGGGGGCGCTacagagagagttggaggaggtGACAGGGGAGAGAGACTCCGCCCAGAACCGCCTCTCTCAGCTACACAACACACTGCAGGAGTGCCAggagg GTAAGCGTGGTGTTGACGGGCGTCTGAGCTCCACCCAGGCCATGCTccagcagcaggaggagacggcaaggaggggagagagggagaggagaacccTCACTGACAGAGTCAAGGAGCTGGAGAGAGCCCTGCAGACTGTCGAGAcagagaaaaaacacacacag GACCAGTTGAGTAAGCAGCGTGCGGGCGAGGTGCGTCTGGAGGCTGAGCGGAGGCGTCTGCGGGAGGCCCTGGAGGTTGCCGAGGCCCGGGGGACCAGGGTGGAGCTGGGGAGACGCAGCCTGGAAGGGGAGCTGCAGAGACTCAAACTGAGCCTGGGGGACAGGGAGGCCGAGAACCAGGCCACCCAGGAGCGCCATGATGCACTAGTCAAACAG GTGGCGGAGGGGGAGAGCTGTGTGGCGTCGCTCCAGAGAGAGGTGGACAGGCTGAGCCAGGCTTTGTCTAAAGCCCAGGAGGGAGAGGTCTGTCTCAGAGAGAAGAACCAGAGCCTTTCCCAGAGCCTCCAGGAGGCCACCGTTGCCCACAGCACCACCCAGGGGCGCCTTGTCGCACTGCAGAAGACCCTGGGGCTGGCCGAGCAGGACCGCAGGCATCTACAG GAGCGAGTGGATGGAGCGCGGGCGTCCCTGACGGACGGGAAGAGAGGCATGACGGCCCTCACTGAGCGCATCCAGAGCCTACAGACTGAGCTGACTCAGAGCGACCTGAGACGAGGAGAGCTGGAGGCAGAGCTGGCTCACACacaggag GCCCTGCGTCAGCGGTCTGCCAGTCTGACAGAAGCCCAGCGCAGTGCCCAGTCTGCCCAGACAGAGAGGGTGTCTGCAGAGGAAAGGCTGCGCGGGCTGCAGAGGGCCGTGGCCGTGCTGGAGACAGAGAAGAAGGATGCAGAGAGACAGGCCGTCCGCCTGGAGAAGGACAAAAACGCACTGAGAAATACACTGGACAAG GTGGAGCGTCAGAAGCTAAAGACGGAGGAGGGCAGCATGCGTCTGTCTGCAGAGAAAGGCCGTCTGGATCGCTCCCTCACCACCGCAG